A genomic window from Lycium barbarum isolate Lr01 chromosome 4, ASM1917538v2, whole genome shotgun sequence includes:
- the LOC132638379 gene encoding probable protein phosphatase 2C 72, which yields MGICISTASLEIHAVDFSNENVVHYQDNNNGYQQVGSVFSQQGSKGLNQDSAILYQGYGVENGAFGGVFDGHGENGHIVSKLVVNKLPSLLLKQIASLPKITSLGKNFNKWKEAFLSSFKLMDKDIRSIEKLDCSCSGTTAVVAIRQEDDLIIANLGDSRAVLGRKSEEGVIEAVQLTTDLKPSLPYEAERIRNCDGRVLALQEEPHIKRVWLPHEDVPGLAMSRAFGDFMLKNYGIISKPDVSYHHISPHDQFLVLATDGVWDVLSNDQVVSIVCAANNAAAASEAVVQA from the exons ATGGGTATCTGCATATCCACTGCATCTTTAGAGATTCATGCTGTTGATTTTAGCAATGAAAATGTGGTTCATTATCAAGACAACAACAATGGGTACCAACAAGTTGGTTCTGTTTTTTCTCAACAAGGAAGCAAAGGACTTAATCAAGACTCTGCTATTCTCTATCAG GGGTATGGTGTAGAAAATGGAGCTTTCGGAGGAGTTTTCGATGGGCATGGAGAGAATGGACATATAGTCAGCAAGTTAGTTGTGAATAAGCTGCCATCTTTGCTTCTGAAACAGATAGCCTCTCTGCCAAAGATCACTTCTCTGGGCAAGAATTTTAACAAGTGGAAAGAGGCTTTTCTGAGTTCCTTTAAGTTGATGGACAAAGATATTAGAAGTATAGAGAAATTGGACTGTTCTTGCAGTGGAACAACTGCTGTGGTTGCTATAAGACAG GAGGATGATCTGATTATCGCTAATCTTGGTGATTCTAGAGCTGTACTAGGAAGAAAGTCGGAGGAGGGAGTAATTGAGGCTGTTCAGTTAACTACTGATTTGAAGCCTAGCCTGCCTT ATGAAGCAGAAAGAATAAGAAATTGTGATGGCAGAGTGCTAGCACTTCAAGAAGAGCCACATATAAAGAGAGTGTGGTTACCCCATGAAGATGTTCCCGGATTAGCCATGTCTAGAGCTTTTGGAGATTTCATGCTCAAAAACTATGGCATAATCTCCAAGCCTGATGTCTCCTATCACCATATATCTCCCCATGATCAGTTTCTCGTTCTAGCAACCGATGGG GTGTGGGATGTGCTGAGCAACGACCAAGTTGTGTCAATAGTATGTGCAGCAAATAATGCAGCCGCAGCCTCAGAGGCAGTGGTACAGGCTTAG